The segment TTAGAGGCATTTCCTCTGAAGCAACAAAGACACATTTCTACCCTGGAAATAGgaggtcaaaatgtacaaaggcTAAGGATTGAGATAATGGAAATTTGGGGTTAGAATAGATTACACTATCAATTAGAAGATAACCTTGTAGTTGACAACACAGGTCCACCAGGAAAAAGTGTTTGCGTCGCTTAAATTGTTATGATCAGTAATATGAAGTAGATAAGCAAATAACTTAGATTCCATCACCTTGAGTCTTTGAAAGAAATCATCCTCTTTCCATATCTGTATGATTTCTTCCAGAGATTCATGGTCCCTTCCCCTAATAGACACACATGCAGTAGTAACAGCTTTAGGATAAGAAGCAATTATAAATATGCGCCATGCATCTGAGGGGCTGGAGctagaataaataatttagaaaaataggagTATTGGTCAGCTGTGGGATGCTTTAGGTTTTACCTCTCCTTAGAGAATGGTCCAAGATGgaaacatttctatttctctccagcAGGGGGAATGATGCATAAATGTGTAGCTATGACAAGGGCCAAAAACAGCAATTAGGAGCCCATCTGATGCAAACCATTTATATTCCAGGTGAAGGGTGCTATGACTATTATTTCCTTGTGCTAGGTGAGGAGGGAATGTGGACCTGAGCATTGTTACTATTTCCATTGGTTCCTTCATAACCACAACCTAATAAACAGTCTtccattatttaaattaattaaatgttttttattgaaTAGTTATTTGTCCTCTTGAACCACGTGTATGGCTagagagaagtaaaataaaaagagtataaattactaagttttaaaaatttcgaCACATTCTTTAAATCAGAGGGGAGCATATAAATTCAGCAAAgcattttgctattaaaataaattgttgtcAACATATGGAATATTTAGGGAGAGGTATGATTTCGCCTTGCAAATGcagatttccatttttctaagaaTGTGCAAACAAACACTGGGAACACTGTGGAGAGCTGCATCGGCTGGAATAAACATACGTGGTTCTCTGAAGACTTCCACTCCAAGGTCCTgcgactttattttattttgatattttgattcTGCACATCATCTCTCTCAGAGACTGGTGGACCTGCTTGTTCCGCAGAGTGTAGATGACAGGGTTCAGCAGCGGAGTCACCACTGTGGTCACAAGGGCAGCTCCCCTGTTGGATTCCAgcctgtttgtttgctttggtttcACATATATAAAGACATAGCTGCCATACATCAGAGAGAGAACAATGAGGtgagaggagcaggtggagaaagcCTTCCGTCGCTCCTTGGCTGATGGGAGGCAGATGATGGTGACTACTATGTTGCTGTATGCAATGATGGTTATGATGAGGGATGTCAAAAGGATACACAAAGCGAGGACAAAAGTCAAGGTTTCAACAGATGTGGTGTCAGAACAGGAGAGATGGATCAGGGGGCCaaggtcacagaagaagtgagGGATGACATGGGGACCACAGAAGGATAACTGGGAAACCTTCACCACCAGACCAGTGATGAGGGTCAAGCCCAAAGAAAAGCAGGCAGTGACCAGGAGGAGGCCAGTCCTCAGGTTCATGATGGTCGGGTAATGCAGAGGCTTGCAAATGGCCACGTACCGATCCACAGACATCACTGCCATGAGGAAGAAACCTGCTGCTCCcagaaataagaagacaaaagctTGTATGAAACAGGCAGGAAAGGAAATCGTTTGCGGGCCTAAAAGAAAGATGACCAGCAACTTAGGAATAACAGAACTTGTGACACAACACTCAGTGAATGAGAAGAtgctgaggaaaaagtacataggTGTCTGGAGCAGGGAGTCCGCACAGGTGATGATGACTATGACCACATTGCCTGTGAGGGAAGCCAGGTACGCCAGCAGGTGCACCATGAAGAGGACCTTTCCCAGGTGCTGGACAGCAGGAAACCCCTCCAAGGTGAATTCTTGGACCATTGTCCCATTCCCCATTTCTGTGGTCATCTCTTTCCTTTGCGGCATCACCTGCTGGTCTTAACCTACGATAAAGAGATCACAGCTGGCTCTGAAGATCAAGTTATTTGACTACCTGAGAATGTGGCTAGGCAGGTAGCAAAGTGGTCCAGCGAATTGTTTCTTGAATCGGAAGCACCTCAGTTCAATACTAATCTCTAACCCCTGAGACAGGTCATCTTTCAAAAGGTAGTTAACCTTTCTAAACTTCACTTTCCCCCTCTGTACAATGAAGGTAATAGGATCTACCTGTTCATGGTCTTGCGCGAAATAAGTAAGATAAAGCAAGTAACTCACTTGGCATGGGATGCCAATGTTTCCTGTGTGTTCCTCAAAGTCTAATTGGAATATTATGATCATTAAGATGCTCCTGCATCTAGCTTGATCACTAGACAGTGGTACTAAAATTTTCTTAGTTATaaaactttcatttgtttttcaatattatcAATTTGTAAATAAACATAACAGTAATATAGGCAATATTctctttgaatattctttttaaaacatgcaacaAATTCTCTGGTCCAggtcatcatcaacatcatcatcatcgtcatcatcatcattagttGAGAACTTTACTCATTTGGTCCTGTGCTGCTCACTGAAATTCAGTATTTCTTTCCTCCCCACAATAATCATGAGGGTTTGGTTGCCCCTACCCCCTCTTCTACTGAAGCagaaattgaggcatagaaaGGTAAGGTCACAAGGCTGGGACTTTTGCTACATCTGGCCAAATTGCAAGCCCCTGCTGTTTCTAAAtgatatgacaaaatattttaaaataggaacaaagatTTTGTTGCTGATCTCTCAACTTTAAATGAAAGGTTAGCTTTATTTACCTTACTTTTTCTATCCTTAAGTTAATATCATTGATGAATTACTGACCTACAGAATGACACAGGCCCTAGAGTTGATTAGCTTTAGCACAATCATTTTGTAGAAGAGGCTGGAGACCAGAGACATTGGGGAGCTCAACAACAGCGTATAAGTTGTCAATCCAGGACTTACTCCACTTTCCTGAGCTCCATGCTGGCGTGTaagagggatggggagtgacAGGAGTCCCAGATTAGCTCTCTTAGGAAGGATATTCTGGGAAGATGGCCCCCATGCACTCACTCTTACATCAAAGCCCAATGAAcgctctccttctcccttcagtTCACTCAAAAAATCACTTCACCATGTTGGGCTCTCTTATCTCAACACCAAGCTGAAGGTCTGCAGTGTGAAATGTGTCTCTCTCACTAACCTGCCATGAACCAAGTTCTCCAAAGTGCTGCTCATGCAACCAGAGTCCTCACCTCTGTGTGACAATGCCAAGAGGGCAGCCTGAAGGGGCCTCTGCCTCTGTTCCAGTTGACAGCAGTGGGCCCACGGAGCTACCCCATTCCCTGAAGCCAGGAACACGCACAAGTCAACTCACTGGGGCATGGCTTCCTCCTCTTGTAACTGTTCTCTTCCAGGAAATCAAGAGCTTCCTGTGGACTCAGGGGAAAGGGGAGTAAAAGGAAACTCATTTGTCACAGCCTGTTTTCCCACAGTGGGGTGAATATGGACCCCATATTCCCAGTGTCCCTGGCTGCAAAGCCCTGTTTTAAAGCCCAGAATGTTTCATACCACAACAAGGCTACATGGCAGTCTTAACCACTGAATCCCCACAAAATAGGAGGCAGAATAAAACAACCACATTTCACTGGCCCCGATTCTGGACAAGAACTTGACTCCAGGACTATCAGGGTTTTGATGAAAGGTCTGGCTCTGCATCCCACAGTGGGTAAATGCCCACCTCACATGCAACGTTGCTGCCCACCTACTCTACCTGCTCACAGGAGCAGGCAGCTTCTCCTGAGTGCAGCCCTCTATCTGCTGAGAAAAGGCTCCTTCTGCTGGAGTTCTCCACTGTCATGGGCGCATCTGCTCCAAGATACGCTTTATTGCACTATGCTCCTCCATCATACCCTCACCTTCCCATGTGGAGAAGCATCCTTGCTCTACTGAATCACTGTCGAGCAGCTCCCAACATGCAGGTCTCAGGCTTCTGTGGTAGTCTTCCCACAAGACTGTGTGTGGTTACCAAGCAGGATGTGCCCAGCCAGTGAGCAGAGAGGGCAGGCTCCCAAACCTCATTAAGAGCTGAGGGGATGGGCACAAAGTAAAGGCAGGGTTGGAACCCTGGGGGCAGTTAATTGGTCACTGTTGAGAACAAGAGTTACTGACACAACTCTTATATTTATCTTTCGATTGTCTGTGGTGGAAATTGGCTCCCACATGTCCAGGCTGTCCTCTGCcaagatttttcaaagaaattatgcGACTTAATTTCCCAAGTGTTTCTAAAATCCCAATTTGAATGTTGCTACTGATTCGAGGGAAAAGCCAGACCAAAAGTTTCTACATGTGATGTGTGCACTGAGGCCAGAGCATAGAGGTTAAGAGAACAGATTTCATTGTGAGAAAGAGCTGGATTACACCATGGCTGTTGTCAGCTTTTGGGAAACACACTGGTTTTTGAGGAATGAGATGAGGAAATCCATCTTCCTCTCTCAAACATTCTTCATGCCTC is part of the Equus quagga isolate Etosha38 unplaced genomic scaffold, UCLA_HA_Equagga_1.0 HiC_scaffold_1539_RagTag, whole genome shotgun sequence genome and harbors:
- the LOC124231994 gene encoding olfactory receptor 2AP1-like; protein product: MTTEMGNGTMVQEFTLEGFPAVQHLGKVLFMVHLLAYLASLTGNVVIVIITCADSLLQTPMYFFLSIFSFTECCVTSSVIPKLLVIFLLGPQTISFPACFIQAFVFLFLGAAGFFLMAVMSVDRYVAICKPLHYPTIMNLRTGLLLVTACFSLGLTLITGLVVKVSQLSFCGPHVIPHFFCDLGPLIHLSCSDTTSVETLTFVLALCILLTSLIITIIAYSNIVVTIICLPSAKERRKAFSTCSSHLIVLSLMYGSYVFIYVKPKQTNRLESNRGAALVTTVVTPLLNPVIYTLRNKQVHQSLREMMCRIKISK